Proteins from a genomic interval of Verrucomicrobium sp.:
- the hpnE gene encoding hydroxysqualene dehydroxylase HpnE yields the protein MSETAQTAPLTALPASAAITAKSGSNLALAFRCLPPEGRRAMGIFYAFCRVVDDASDSETLSAAEKKAELSFWREEIRRAYVGEPLSPLGREMAEIIKTYLIPPDPLEEILNGVETDLTVSRHADFASLEQYCYRVASAVGLVSIEIFGCREPRTKDYAVALGMAFQLTNILRDVKKDASNGRIYLPLDELAQFGLTEADVLQGNFTPAMRRFLRFQRFRARHYYAKALRLIDPADRPRLEAAEIMREVYQTILDRLDAVDGDVFTQDVSLSKLGKAACIARAIRREKKAEPLPPPPKRVLVLGGGFAGIAAALELLREGHSVTLLESKPALGGRASSFREAQSGEVLDTGQHLLMGCYDETLDFLETLGSREKLARQDRLDIPFASPRGFSRLRALPLPAPFHLLGALWRYRELGWGDRLAAIRLALRLRAGQRPLPEETAAAWLQRWKQPARLVTALWEPMCLAALNRGLADSAATLLATVLQRALLASGDGSVLIASRVGLSELLEPGAEILHAWCGGEVFKGAHVQKLLFHDGLCVGAETLDGRTFRADHVVSALPWSAVRSLLPAASATAARCAKIPDSPIVSLHFWLDRPILEEETLLLGFLDSPLHWLFDRREITGETSKLGHAYVAVISAATAEAAQSTAATEEEVLRELRRFLPKAVDATVTHRFLYKARAATFAATPDVEPLRPDAATEWPGLWLAGDWTATGLPGTLEGAVWSGRRAARAVDAA from the coding sequence ATGAGCGAGACCGCCCAGACCGCCCCCCTCACCGCCCTGCCCGCCAGCGCCGCCATCACGGCCAAGAGCGGCTCCAACCTGGCCCTGGCCTTCCGCTGCCTGCCGCCGGAAGGCCGCCGCGCCATGGGCATCTTCTACGCCTTCTGCCGCGTCGTCGACGACGCCTCCGACTCGGAAACCCTCTCCGCCGCGGAAAAGAAGGCGGAGCTTTCCTTCTGGCGGGAGGAGATCCGCCGCGCCTACGTCGGCGAGCCCCTTTCCCCCCTGGGCCGGGAGATGGCGGAGATCATCAAGACCTACCTCATCCCGCCCGACCCGCTGGAGGAGATCCTCAACGGCGTGGAGACCGACCTGACCGTCTCCCGCCACGCCGACTTCGCCTCCCTGGAACAGTATTGCTACCGGGTGGCCAGCGCCGTGGGCCTGGTCAGCATCGAGATCTTCGGCTGCCGCGAGCCGCGCACGAAGGACTACGCCGTCGCCCTGGGCATGGCCTTCCAGCTCACCAACATCCTGCGCGACGTGAAGAAGGACGCCTCCAACGGCCGCATCTACCTGCCGCTGGACGAGCTGGCCCAATTCGGCCTCACGGAAGCCGACGTCCTCCAGGGGAACTTCACCCCCGCCATGCGGCGCTTCCTGCGCTTCCAGCGCTTCCGCGCCCGCCACTACTACGCCAAGGCCCTGCGCCTCATCGACCCCGCCGACCGCCCCCGCCTGGAGGCCGCCGAGATCATGCGGGAGGTCTACCAGACCATCCTGGACCGGCTCGACGCCGTCGACGGCGACGTCTTCACCCAGGACGTCTCCCTTTCCAAGCTGGGCAAGGCCGCCTGCATCGCCCGCGCCATCCGCCGGGAAAAGAAGGCCGAGCCTCTCCCCCCGCCGCCCAAGCGCGTGCTGGTCCTGGGCGGCGGCTTTGCCGGCATCGCCGCCGCGCTGGAGCTGCTGCGGGAGGGCCACTCCGTCACCCTCCTGGAGAGCAAGCCCGCCCTGGGCGGCCGCGCCTCCAGCTTCCGCGAGGCCCAGTCCGGCGAGGTCCTCGACACCGGCCAGCACCTCCTCATGGGCTGCTACGACGAGACGCTCGACTTCCTGGAAACCCTGGGCAGCCGGGAAAAGCTGGCCCGCCAGGACCGGCTCGACATCCCCTTCGCCAGCCCGCGCGGCTTCTCCCGCCTGCGCGCGCTGCCGCTGCCCGCCCCCTTCCACCTCTTGGGCGCCCTCTGGCGCTACCGGGAACTGGGCTGGGGCGACCGCCTGGCCGCCATCCGCCTGGCCCTGCGCCTGCGCGCCGGCCAGCGCCCCCTGCCGGAGGAAACCGCCGCCGCCTGGCTCCAGCGGTGGAAGCAGCCCGCCCGCCTCGTCACCGCCCTGTGGGAGCCCATGTGCCTGGCCGCCCTCAACCGCGGCCTGGCCGACTCCGCCGCCACCCTCCTGGCCACCGTCCTCCAGCGCGCCCTCCTGGCCTCCGGGGACGGCTCCGTCCTCATCGCCAGCCGCGTCGGCCTTTCCGAGCTGCTGGAACCGGGCGCGGAAATCCTCCACGCCTGGTGCGGGGGAGAGGTCTTCAAGGGAGCCCACGTCCAGAAGCTCCTTTTCCACGACGGCCTCTGCGTCGGCGCCGAGACGCTGGACGGGCGGACCTTCCGCGCCGACCACGTCGTCAGCGCGCTGCCCTGGTCGGCCGTCCGCTCCCTCCTTCCGGCGGCCAGCGCCACCGCGGCCCGCTGCGCCAAGATCCCGGACTCCCCCATCGTCAGCCTCCACTTCTGGCTCGACCGCCCGATCCTGGAGGAGGAGACCCTCCTCCTCGGCTTCCTCGATTCCCCGCTCCACTGGCTCTTCGACCGGCGGGAAATCACGGGGGAAACCTCCAAGCTGGGCCACGCCTACGTGGCCGTCATCAGCGCCGCCACGGCGGAAGCCGCGCAGAGCACCGCCGCCACGGAAGAAGAAGTCTTAAGGGAACTGCGCCGCTTCCTGCCGAAGGCGGTCGACGCCACCGTCACCCACCGTTTCCTCTACAAGGCGCGCGCCGCCACCTTTGCCGCCACCCCGGACGTCGAGCCCCTGCGGCCCGACGCGGCGACGGAATGGCCCGGCCTGTGGCTGGCGGGAGATTGGACCGCCACCGGCCTGCCCGGCACCCTGGAAGGGGCCGTCTGGAGCGGCCGCCGCGCGGCCCGCGCGGTC